The following proteins are co-located in the Pseudomonadota bacterium genome:
- a CDS encoding guanylate kinase yields the protein RAEDTPEVIERRLENARTEIGHWQDYDFVVINNDLEVAFDQVHAILIAERLRRGRRPGLEKFVGQLTG from the coding sequence CGCGCGGAGGACACGCCCGAAGTGATTGAACGGCGGCTCGAAAACGCCCGCACCGAGATCGGCCACTGGCAGGACTACGACTTCGTCGTCATCAACAACGATCTGGAAGTCGCGTTCGACCAGGTGCACGCGATACTGATCGCCGAGCGCCTGCGCCGTGGCCGGCGACCCGGGCTCGAGAAGTTCGTCGGCCAGCTGACCGGTTAG